Proteins co-encoded in one Sulfuricaulis limicola genomic window:
- a CDS encoding response regulator transcription factor: protein MKILLWSDDLMSRVRIESRWKAAGAQLLKRDSTETPDLIVVDLTARDAAGHIRILRAQFPATDILAFGPHVDAEGFRAAKAAGASECVARGSAVERVLGRLGKSG from the coding sequence ATGAAAATTCTTCTCTGGTCGGACGATCTCATGAGCCGCGTGCGCATCGAGTCGCGCTGGAAGGCCGCCGGCGCGCAGCTGCTGAAGCGTGACAGCACCGAGACGCCCGATCTCATAGTCGTCGACCTGACGGCGCGTGACGCCGCCGGGCATATCCGCATATTGCGCGCGCAGTTCCCGGCCACCGACATCCTGGCCTTCGGGCCGCATGTGGACGCCGAGGGATTCCGCGCTGCCAAGGCCGCGGGCGCGAGCGAATGCGTGGCGCGCGGCTCGGCGGTCGAGCGCGTGCTCGGGCGCCTCGGCAAAAGCGGATGA
- a CDS encoding ABC transporter ATP-binding protein, translating into MDNTVVCRHLSKVYRQNAVAVEALTDVNLEVPKKDFLCLSGPSGSGKSTLLNLIGGLDTPTTGEVEVDGIALAALDKGALARLRLERFGFVFQAYNLIPVLTARENVEFVMQLQGVAAQERGDKAMEILKEVGLSDLADRRPGELSGGQQQRVAVARAIVSEPSLVLADEPTANLDSRTAQALMEMLVHMNTEHNVTFIFSTHDKLVMDFSRRLITLRDGRIVDDMRRD; encoded by the coding sequence ATGGACAACACAGTCGTGTGCCGCCACCTGAGCAAGGTCTACCGGCAGAACGCGGTCGCCGTGGAGGCGCTCACCGACGTCAACCTCGAAGTCCCGAAAAAGGATTTCCTGTGCCTGTCCGGCCCGTCCGGCTCCGGCAAGAGCACGCTGCTCAACCTCATCGGCGGACTCGACACGCCCACGACCGGCGAGGTGGAGGTGGACGGCATCGCGCTCGCCGCGCTCGACAAGGGCGCGCTCGCGCGCCTGCGGCTGGAGCGCTTCGGCTTCGTGTTTCAGGCTTATAACCTGATCCCGGTACTCACCGCGCGCGAGAACGTCGAGTTCGTCATGCAGCTGCAGGGTGTCGCGGCGCAAGAGCGCGGCGACAAGGCGATGGAAATCCTCAAGGAGGTGGGTCTGAGCGATCTCGCCGATCGCCGTCCGGGCGAGCTTTCGGGCGGGCAGCAGCAGCGCGTGGCGGTGGCGCGCGCCATCGTGTCCGAGCCGTCGCTGGTGCTGGCCGACGAGCCGACCGCCAACCTCGACTCCCGGACCGCGCAGGCGCTGATGGAGATGCTGGTGCACATGAACACCGAGCACAACGTGACCTTCATCTTTTCCACCCACGACAAGCTGGTGATGGACTTCTCGCGGCGGCTGATCACGTTGCGCGACGGCAGGATCGTGGACGACATGCGGCGGGATTGA